The Roseomonas aeriglobus genome includes a window with the following:
- a CDS encoding LysR family transcriptional regulator, whose protein sequence is MRDLTPLIIFARVADMASFTRAAESLGMHKGRVSTAVRDLEATVGVRLLHRTTRAVHLTDDGRAFHARAMELLAEAEGLDAMFTQHGGTVRGRLRVDVPTELARAMLIPALPALLAAHPGLELEISSTDRRVDIVQEGFDGVLRVGTIGDDNLIARPLGALRMVNAASPAYLARYGTPLTPDDLVRQGHRIVHYAPALGTRSFGWEYPDGDGYATLGLPGDVSVNNVQTYHAAGLAGIGLIQAGLAAMQPLFDSGEMVEILSAYPPEPLPVWFVVAHRRNLSAKMRAFLVWVETTMQPYL, encoded by the coding sequence ATGCGCGATCTGACCCCGCTCATCATCTTCGCCCGCGTCGCCGATATGGCGAGCTTCACCAGGGCCGCCGAAAGCCTCGGAATGCACAAGGGGCGTGTGTCCACCGCGGTGCGTGACCTGGAAGCGACGGTCGGCGTCCGGTTGCTCCATCGCACCACGCGTGCGGTTCATCTGACCGACGACGGTCGCGCTTTCCATGCGCGTGCCATGGAATTGCTCGCCGAGGCGGAAGGTCTGGACGCCATGTTCACGCAGCACGGCGGCACGGTGCGCGGCCGGTTGCGCGTCGATGTGCCGACCGAACTGGCCCGCGCGATGCTGATCCCGGCGCTGCCGGCGCTGCTCGCCGCCCATCCCGGACTGGAACTTGAAATATCCAGCACCGATCGGCGCGTCGATATCGTGCAGGAAGGGTTCGATGGCGTGTTGCGGGTCGGGACGATCGGCGACGACAATCTGATCGCACGGCCGCTCGGCGCGCTGCGCATGGTGAACGCCGCCAGTCCCGCCTATCTCGCGCGATATGGCACACCCCTGACGCCGGACGATCTCGTCCGTCAGGGCCATCGGATCGTGCATTATGCACCAGCTCTGGGGACGAGGAGCTTCGGTTGGGAATATCCCGACGGCGACGGCTATGCGACCCTCGGCCTGCCGGGTGACGTCAGCGTCAACAATGTCCAGACGTATCATGCCGCCGGGCTGGCGGGCATCGGGCTGATCCAGGCGGGTCTCGCAGCGATGCAGCCGCTCTTCGACAGTGGCGAGATGGTCGAAATCCTGTCTGCCTATCCGCCGGAACCGTTGCCGGTCTGGTTCGTGGTGGCCCACCGCCGCAATCTGTCGGCCAAGATGCGCGCGTTTCTGGTCTGGGTCGAAACCACGATGCAGCCCTACCTCTGA
- a CDS encoding LysR family transcriptional regulator: MLDSRLRYAVAVARVGSFSGASKAVGVTQSAITKSVADLEQQLGFAIFNRTSRGVAMTPEGRDFIDRAARLLADAADLFGERDRGADPFAGQLRIGLFPGSIDWLMTGPAIALLKRHAGVRFETVSGNSERAVQLLSRGDIDVAFGLEAAFSGWPQFKCDRIATIEILPFVRREHPILTRHSIDKRALTQFDFVVPSSSEPYTPIIQQLYEQDGQRPEDRVHMTDYFPLARQIVAATDTVGLVAKAFTAGRWFRDGFVALPDTGLLEPLVLAYAARARWQIKPAARDLIARVREAWTPAPRSEAPATNG, encoded by the coding sequence GTGCTGGATTCCCGTCTGAGATATGCGGTGGCCGTGGCCCGCGTCGGGTCTTTCTCGGGTGCGTCCAAGGCGGTCGGGGTTACGCAGTCGGCGATCACCAAGAGCGTCGCCGATCTGGAGCAGCAACTCGGCTTCGCGATCTTCAACCGGACGTCGCGCGGCGTGGCGATGACGCCGGAGGGTCGCGATTTCATCGACCGGGCGGCACGGCTGCTGGCGGATGCCGCAGACCTGTTCGGCGAGCGCGACCGGGGCGCCGACCCGTTCGCGGGGCAGCTTCGCATCGGCCTTTTCCCCGGATCGATCGACTGGCTGATGACGGGGCCGGCGATCGCGCTCCTGAAACGACATGCCGGCGTGCGCTTCGAAACCGTCTCCGGTAACAGCGAGCGGGCGGTGCAGTTGCTGTCGCGCGGTGACATCGACGTCGCATTCGGGCTGGAGGCCGCGTTTTCCGGCTGGCCGCAGTTCAAGTGCGATCGCATCGCGACGATCGAGATCCTTCCGTTCGTGCGCAGGGAGCACCCGATCCTGACAAGGCATTCGATCGACAAGCGGGCGCTGACGCAGTTCGATTTCGTCGTGCCGTCGTCGTCCGAACCCTATACGCCGATCATCCAGCAACTCTACGAGCAGGACGGTCAGCGCCCGGAGGATCGGGTGCACATGACCGACTATTTCCCGCTGGCGCGGCAGATCGTCGCCGCGACCGACACCGTCGGGCTGGTGGCCAAAGCCTTCACCGCCGGCCGCTGGTTCCGCGATGGGTTCGTCGCGCTGCCCGATACCGGACTGCTGGAGCCGCTGGTGCTGGCCTATGCCGCCCGCGCGCGCTGGCAGATCAAGCCGGCAGCGCGGGATCTGATCGCCCGCGTCCGCGAGGCCTGGACGCCGGCGCCGCGGAGCGAGGCGCCGGCGACGAACGGCTAG
- a CDS encoding TonB-dependent receptor has protein sequence MKYWLLTSAALVSAGPAHAQEAPAPTAAEAGPQGQAPAQTGADAPAPPAARTPAPAGTAAPASSATEALSEDIVVTATKKGYGESVQNVPVAVTAFGEAQLDAKFVQNLQSLSYDVPNVQLDGVGTAPGYANFTIRGLGINSTIPSIDPTVGVFVDGIYLGINAGVVLDNFDLEGVEVLRGPQGLLFGRNVTGGAVVMRTTRPSFTFRANAKASVETGLKKTVSGMVTGPLIDDVLAAKLAVYYSDDDGWFRNRFDGRSFGRSRDIIVRPALSVKGGDDFRMDIRYEHGDVDGDGAPVQSHAVLPRDTFALSIDFPGFYKAIWNQAIVETNVDVGFGDGVITNISGYRQFRSRTATDIDGTPQSFFNGFFNIAQKQLSNELRYAGKFGSVEVTTGLYYFTQDLAYAERRNLLGNSRIVSGGGTQDQTTWGIFASADWHFADTLTFNLGGRYSWERKAVRISTLRADGCDLDTLRCATNFVDSNDWKSFTPKVGLQWKPDDQTQVYGLYTRGFRSGGYNLRNTDLGVPPGPFDQEVQDSFEIGTKKQFGRSRLNLAAFHNRMKDLQREINLPGPLGISQVIRNTADATIQGVEAEGQFFILPNLVLSGQLGYVHGQYRNVRFDISGDGVINGIDRDLKLPRLSPWTYGAGLTYDQALGALGSATARVDFTHRDTARFTDNNVGFLPAADMLDASLTYNAASRKWRLSAYARNLLNEVTYGGDTPLTVAFGGPGASLSPLNKGRVIGGEFALNF, from the coding sequence ATGAAATACTGGCTGCTGACGTCTGCCGCCTTGGTTTCGGCAGGGCCGGCACATGCGCAAGAGGCGCCGGCACCGACTGCCGCCGAAGCCGGACCACAGGGGCAAGCGCCTGCGCAGACCGGGGCCGATGCTCCCGCGCCACCGGCGGCCCGGACGCCTGCACCGGCGGGAACCGCAGCGCCTGCATCGAGCGCCACCGAAGCACTGTCCGAAGACATCGTCGTGACCGCCACCAAGAAGGGTTATGGGGAGAGCGTGCAGAACGTGCCGGTCGCGGTGACGGCGTTCGGCGAGGCTCAGCTCGACGCGAAGTTCGTCCAGAACCTTCAGAGCCTCAGCTACGACGTGCCCAACGTGCAGCTCGACGGCGTTGGGACCGCGCCGGGATATGCCAATTTCACCATTCGCGGTCTCGGCATCAACAGCACCATCCCGTCTATTGATCCCACCGTCGGCGTCTTCGTCGACGGCATCTATCTGGGCATCAACGCGGGCGTCGTGCTCGATAACTTCGACCTCGAGGGGGTGGAGGTGTTGCGCGGACCGCAGGGGCTGCTGTTCGGCCGCAACGTGACGGGCGGCGCGGTGGTGATGCGTACGACACGTCCGAGCTTCACGTTCCGCGCCAACGCCAAGGCTTCGGTCGAGACCGGCCTGAAGAAGACCGTCAGCGGTATGGTGACGGGGCCGCTGATCGACGACGTGCTGGCGGCCAAGCTGGCGGTCTATTACAGCGACGACGACGGCTGGTTCCGTAATCGCTTCGACGGTCGGAGTTTTGGCAGGTCGCGCGACATCATTGTCCGCCCCGCGCTCTCCGTCAAAGGCGGGGACGATTTCCGCATGGACATCCGCTACGAACACGGCGACGTCGATGGAGACGGGGCGCCGGTCCAGAGTCACGCGGTACTCCCGCGTGACACGTTCGCGCTGTCGATTGATTTTCCGGGCTTCTACAAGGCGATCTGGAACCAGGCGATCGTCGAAACCAATGTCGATGTCGGCTTTGGCGACGGTGTCATCACGAACATCTCGGGCTACCGCCAGTTCCGCTCGAGAACCGCGACCGACATCGATGGCACGCCGCAGTCATTCTTCAACGGTTTCTTCAACATCGCTCAGAAACAGCTCAGTAACGAGCTGCGCTATGCCGGTAAGTTCGGCTCTGTGGAAGTGACGACCGGCCTGTATTATTTTACACAGGATCTGGCCTATGCCGAGCGGCGCAACCTTCTCGGCAACAGCCGCATCGTTTCGGGGGGCGGGACTCAGGACCAGACGACATGGGGCATCTTTGCGTCCGCCGACTGGCATTTCGCGGACACGCTGACGTTCAATCTCGGTGGTCGCTATAGCTGGGAGCGCAAGGCCGTGCGCATCTCGACCCTGCGTGCCGACGGCTGCGACCTCGACACGCTGCGCTGCGCGACGAACTTCGTCGACAGCAACGACTGGAAGAGCTTCACACCGAAGGTCGGGCTGCAATGGAAGCCCGATGACCAGACGCAGGTCTATGGCTTGTATACGCGTGGCTTCCGCAGCGGTGGCTATAACCTGCGCAACACCGATCTTGGCGTGCCGCCCGGCCCCTTCGATCAGGAGGTCCAGGACAGTTTCGAGATCGGGACGAAGAAGCAGTTCGGACGCAGCCGGCTGAACCTGGCAGCCTTTCATAACCGGATGAAGGACCTCCAGCGCGAGATCAACCTGCCCGGCCCGCTGGGCATCAGCCAGGTGATCCGCAACACCGCCGACGCGACGATCCAGGGCGTGGAGGCGGAGGGTCAGTTCTTCATCCTGCCCAACCTCGTCCTGTCCGGGCAGCTCGGCTATGTTCACGGCCAGTATCGCAACGTCCGCTTCGACATCAGCGGCGACGGCGTCATCAACGGCATCGATCGCGACCTGAAGCTGCCGCGGCTGTCACCCTGGACTTATGGCGCCGGGCTGACCTACGATCAGGCGCTGGGCGCGCTGGGGAGCGCGACCGCACGCGTGGATTTCACCCATCGCGACACCGCCCGGTTCACCGACAACAATGTCGGCTTTCTGCCTGCTGCGGACATGCTCGATGCGAGCCTCACCTATAACGCCGCGAGCCGCAAATGGCGCCTCTCGGCCTACGCCCGCAACTTGCTGAACGAAGTGACTTATGGTGGCGATACGCCGCTCACCGTCGCGTTCGGCGGACCGGGCGCCAGCCTGTCGCCGCTTAACAAGGGGAGGGTCATCGGCGGCGAGTTCGCGCTGAACTTCTAG
- a CDS encoding SDR family oxidoreductase — protein MTEELRYDGRVVIVTGAGGGLGRQHALMFGARGARVVVNDLGGGQTGGGGSSAAADKVVEEIRAAGGEAVANHDSVTDGARVVATALDAFGTVDVVVNNAGILRDVSFHKMTDQDWELLQDIHLNGTCAVTRAAWPVLREKGYGRIVMTTSAAGIYGNFGQANYAAAKLGIVGLANALAEEGRAKNIHVNTIAPIAASRMTETVFPKELLDRLRPEAISPLVGWLAHEACAETKGLFEVGAGYIAKLRWERSHGHRFGGTTDFTPDDVARHWAGITDFTDAEHPTTMNESLTAVQRTA, from the coding sequence ATGACCGAAGAACTTCGCTACGACGGCCGCGTCGTGATCGTCACCGGGGCGGGCGGCGGGCTGGGGCGCCAGCATGCGCTGATGTTCGGCGCGCGGGGTGCGCGCGTCGTCGTCAACGATCTGGGCGGGGGACAAACCGGCGGCGGAGGTTCGTCCGCCGCCGCCGACAAGGTGGTGGAGGAAATCCGCGCCGCCGGGGGAGAGGCGGTCGCGAACCACGATTCCGTCACCGATGGCGCGCGTGTCGTCGCGACCGCGCTCGACGCGTTCGGCACGGTCGATGTCGTCGTCAACAACGCCGGCATCCTGCGCGACGTCAGCTTCCACAAGATGACCGATCAGGACTGGGAGCTGCTGCAGGACATCCACCTGAACGGCACGTGCGCCGTCACCCGGGCGGCGTGGCCGGTGCTGCGCGAGAAGGGCTATGGCCGGATCGTGATGACCACCTCGGCGGCGGGCATCTACGGCAATTTCGGCCAGGCGAACTATGCGGCGGCGAAGCTCGGCATCGTCGGCCTCGCCAACGCGCTGGCGGAGGAGGGGCGAGCCAAAAACATCCATGTCAACACGATCGCGCCGATCGCGGCGTCGCGGATGACCGAGACGGTGTTCCCGAAGGAACTGCTCGATCGTCTGCGACCCGAAGCGATCAGCCCGCTGGTCGGCTGGCTGGCACATGAGGCCTGCGCGGAAACCAAGGGCCTGTTCGAGGTCGGTGCCGGCTATATCGCGAAGCTGCGCTGGGAGCGTTCGCACGGCCATCGTTTCGGTGGCACGACCGATTTCACACCCGACGATGTGGCGCGTCACTGGGCCGGGATCACCGACTTTACCGACGCCGAGCACCCAACCACGATGAACGAAAGCCTGACCGCCGTTCAGCGGACGGCATGA
- a CDS encoding acyl-CoA/acyl-ACP dehydrogenase, with amino-acid sequence MDFLPGDEQRMAVESVRRFLDDKLEPEIRAHGPGFIPRDLMRRWTGELTRFGHIAAPHDEEWGGLDMGWLTHLMIFEEIVYSSLDVAIPGFINAVGAELIRRSASPELQRRYLPGLIAGELFVSMGISEPDVGSDVAAVKTRAVRDGDHWVINGEKTWITNGAYSDVLVCTCRTGENEISHILIDRAESPYEVRDIEKMALNGQSTAQIFLTDCRVPVGNMLGQPGDGLRNTLKVFEIARCHMAMWSIGIARRALDEAIAYAKERTQHGRKIAGHQLIAEKLATMATQIDAARLLTHRAISLVDAGVRAETECAMAKWYATEMAIGVTRDALQIHGGNGVTREFIVERLVREAIICPIPDGTTEIQKLIISRALTGVGAFR; translated from the coding sequence ATGGATTTCCTGCCCGGTGACGAACAGCGGATGGCCGTCGAGAGCGTCCGCCGCTTCCTCGACGACAAGCTCGAACCCGAGATCCGCGCGCATGGCCCCGGCTTCATCCCGCGCGACCTGATGCGGCGATGGACCGGCGAGCTGACCCGGTTCGGCCACATCGCGGCGCCGCACGACGAGGAATGGGGCGGCCTCGACATGGGGTGGCTGACGCATCTCATGATCTTCGAGGAAATCGTCTATTCCTCGCTCGACGTCGCCATTCCGGGCTTCATCAACGCGGTCGGTGCCGAGCTGATCCGGCGCAGCGCCTCGCCCGAACTCCAGCGGCGCTACCTGCCCGGCCTGATCGCGGGCGAGCTGTTCGTCTCGATGGGCATTTCCGAACCCGATGTCGGCTCGGACGTGGCGGCCGTGAAGACGCGCGCGGTGCGCGACGGCGACCATTGGGTCATCAACGGCGAGAAGACGTGGATCACCAACGGCGCCTATTCGGACGTGCTCGTCTGCACCTGCCGCACCGGCGAAAACGAGATCAGCCATATCCTGATCGACCGCGCCGAAAGCCCGTACGAGGTGCGCGACATCGAGAAGATGGCGCTGAACGGCCAGTCGACCGCGCAGATCTTCCTCACCGACTGCCGCGTGCCGGTCGGCAACATGCTGGGCCAGCCCGGCGACGGGCTGCGCAACACGCTGAAGGTGTTCGAGATCGCGCGCTGCCACATGGCGATGTGGAGCATCGGCATCGCCCGTCGCGCGCTGGACGAGGCGATCGCCTACGCGAAGGAGCGCACGCAGCATGGCCGCAAGATCGCCGGGCATCAGCTCATCGCCGAGAAGCTCGCCACCATGGCGACGCAGATCGACGCCGCGCGGCTGCTGACGCACCGCGCGATCTCGCTGGTCGATGCCGGCGTCCGTGCGGAAACCGAATGCGCCATGGCCAAATGGTATGCGACCGAAATGGCGATCGGCGTGACCCGCGACGCGCTCCAGATCCACGGCGGCAACGGCGTGACGCGCGAGTTCATCGTCGAGCGGCTGGTGCGGGAGGCGATCATCTGCCCGATCCCCGACGGCACGACCGAGATCCAGAAGCTCATCATCTCGCGCGCGCTGACCGGCGTCGGCGCGTTCCGCTGA
- a CDS encoding thiolase family protein has translation MSDIFIAGVGMTQFGKQLDRSLKGLSGDAVAQAFADAGCGPADIDAVFFGNCVQGHMEGQDMIRGELVARAVGIQGVPVVNVENACATASTAVHMASAYVRSGAVDVVLALGAEKMCSPDKALMFSAFDGAWDVHETARNRDILLAMGEGVAVPEGSVSTQPYSVFMDIYAAMSRAHMKTYGSTQAQIAAVSAKNHMHSVSNPLAQYRIPYTVEAVLAAPPIVFPLTLPMCSPISDGAAAAVICNAAGLRKLTASGGRAIRILASVLQTSSERSPYDYDRHVTRLAATRAYAAAGVDPADVDVAEVHDATAMGEIIEIEALGLVPPGEGGVAAERGDTVIGGRIPVNPSGGLECKGHPIGATGLGQIYELVAQLRGEAGARQVDGARIAVAQNGGGVLGVEEAVVAVTVLGR, from the coding sequence ATGAGCGACATCTTCATCGCCGGCGTCGGCATGACGCAGTTCGGCAAGCAGCTCGATCGCAGCCTGAAAGGTCTGTCGGGCGATGCCGTGGCGCAGGCGTTCGCCGATGCCGGCTGCGGGCCGGCGGATATCGACGCGGTGTTCTTCGGCAATTGCGTCCAGGGCCATATGGAAGGGCAGGACATGATCCGCGGCGAGCTGGTGGCGCGCGCGGTCGGCATCCAGGGCGTGCCCGTCGTCAACGTCGAGAACGCCTGCGCCACCGCCTCGACCGCGGTGCACATGGCGAGTGCCTATGTCCGCTCGGGCGCGGTCGATGTCGTGCTGGCGCTGGGCGCGGAAAAGATGTGCTCGCCCGACAAGGCGCTGATGTTCAGCGCGTTCGACGGCGCGTGGGACGTGCATGAGACGGCGCGCAACCGCGATATCCTGCTGGCGATGGGAGAAGGCGTCGCCGTGCCGGAGGGATCGGTATCGACGCAGCCCTACAGCGTCTTCATGGACATCTATGCCGCGATGTCGCGCGCGCACATGAAGACCTACGGCTCGACGCAGGCGCAGATCGCGGCGGTCTCCGCGAAGAACCACATGCATTCGGTCAGCAACCCGCTGGCGCAGTACCGGATACCCTACACCGTGGAGGCGGTGCTGGCGGCGCCGCCGATCGTCTTTCCGCTGACGCTGCCGATGTGCTCGCCGATCAGCGACGGGGCGGCGGCCGCGGTGATCTGCAACGCCGCCGGGCTGCGCAAGCTGACCGCTTCCGGCGGGCGGGCGATCCGCATCCTCGCCTCGGTGTTGCAGACGAGCTCGGAACGCAGCCCGTATGATTACGACCGGCACGTCACCCGGCTCGCCGCCACGCGCGCCTATGCGGCGGCGGGGGTCGATCCGGCGGATGTCGATGTCGCGGAAGTGCACGACGCGACCGCGATGGGCGAGATCATCGAGATCGAGGCGCTGGGCCTCGTGCCACCCGGCGAGGGCGGCGTCGCGGCGGAGCGCGGCGATACCGTCATCGGCGGCCGCATTCCGGTGAACCCGTCGGGTGGCCTCGAATGCAAGGGCCACCCGATCGGCGCGACCGGCCTCGGCCAGATCTACGAACTGGTCGCGCAATTGCGCGGCGAGGCGGGCGCGCGGCAGGTGGACGGCGCCCGGATCGCGGTCGCGCAGAACGGCGGCGGGGTGCTGGGGGTGGAGGAGGCCGTGGTCGCGGTCACCGTCCTCGGCCGATAG